One part of the Terrimicrobium sacchariphilum genome encodes these proteins:
- a CDS encoding LutC/YkgG family protein — MSHRDQIFQGIRKALAPLPERAAYPDYDTAATTTPRWLPAAEDNETLFRKRLTGTGGFFFASPADCAAWLKKDGAKSVYLAPQVAHLAAEFAAHLEVVPEYTRDAVDRIDAAVTVADGAIAESGTVILTDSGTPDRLAALAPWWHIAVVPRTGLVRTIGEAITAFPADPGIVWITGPSKTADVEGILIQGVHGPGRQGSFFI, encoded by the coding sequence ATGAGCCACCGCGACCAGATTTTTCAAGGCATCCGCAAAGCCCTCGCCCCGCTCCCGGAGCGCGCGGCCTACCCGGATTACGACACCGCCGCCACGACCACCCCGCGCTGGCTTCCCGCTGCGGAGGACAATGAAACGCTCTTCCGCAAGCGCCTCACCGGCACCGGGGGGTTTTTCTTTGCATCGCCCGCCGATTGCGCCGCGTGGCTGAAGAAGGACGGGGCCAAAAGCGTCTACCTCGCCCCGCAGGTCGCGCACCTCGCGGCGGAGTTCGCCGCGCACCTTGAGGTCGTTCCGGAATACACGCGCGACGCGGTGGATCGTATTGACGCCGCCGTGACCGTGGCCGATGGCGCGATCGCGGAGTCCGGCACCGTCATTCTCACCGACTCCGGCACGCCCGACCGGCTGGCCGCGCTGGCCCCATGGTGGCACATCGCCGTCGTCCCGCGCACCGGGCTCGTCCGCACCATCGGCGAAGCCATCACCGCCTTCCCCGCCGATCCCGGCATCGTCTGGATCACCGGCCCGTCGAAGACCGCCGACGTCGAGGGCATCCTCATCCAGGGCGTTCACGGCCCCGGCCGCCAGGGCAGCTTTTTTATTTAA
- a CDS encoding LutB/LldF family L-lactate oxidation iron-sulfur protein, with amino-acid sequence MAHQKIDTYAATLDPEVRQAVRSNSAAGTEKRYQILGADFGDPDPLRKLAGAIKQHTIEHLDQYLEQAERSLTANGVKVHFAVSTQDARQAVLDILNQTGCRKVVKSKSMISEEIHLNDFLEENGVESVETDLGEYIVQIDHDHPSHIVKPILHKNRRDIAKSFEREGLGDYNDDPETITRRARAFLRQKYLQADAAVTGANFVVAESGRMVLVTNEGNSRFCLAGTRVHIALIGVEKLVPHDRDLAVFLNLLARSATGQQLTVYTEFLSGAALPAQPSGPREMHVVFVDNGRVDTLASDCREILRCIRCGACMNVCPVYRQASGHAYRSIYPGPLGAVLSPMLAGKGFAQLGDLPKASSLCGACNEVCPVDIPIPDLLLKLRNRAKEEHLPSPGTPPMAPFALLATAPMLWRTAMHAGVALDLTPKALIPVPALQEWLKIRTLPAWRGGKFRSWYKNRPAKGKDRQP; translated from the coding sequence ATGGCTCACCAGAAGATCGACACCTACGCCGCCACCCTCGATCCCGAGGTGCGTCAGGCCGTGCGGTCCAACAGCGCCGCCGGCACCGAGAAGCGCTATCAGATCCTCGGCGCGGACTTTGGCGATCCCGATCCGCTGCGCAAGCTGGCGGGTGCGATCAAGCAGCACACCATCGAGCACCTCGACCAGTATCTGGAACAGGCCGAGCGCAGCCTCACCGCCAATGGCGTAAAGGTGCACTTCGCCGTCAGCACGCAGGACGCCCGGCAGGCCGTGCTCGACATCCTCAACCAGACCGGCTGCCGCAAGGTGGTGAAGTCCAAGAGCATGATCTCCGAGGAGATCCACCTGAATGACTTCCTGGAGGAAAATGGCGTGGAATCCGTCGAGACCGACCTCGGCGAATACATCGTCCAGATCGACCACGATCACCCGAGCCACATCGTCAAACCGATCCTGCACAAGAACCGACGCGACATCGCGAAGAGCTTCGAGCGCGAGGGGCTGGGAGATTACAACGACGATCCCGAGACGATCACCCGCCGCGCCCGCGCCTTCCTGCGCCAGAAGTACCTCCAGGCCGACGCCGCCGTGACGGGGGCAAACTTCGTCGTGGCCGAGTCTGGCCGCATGGTGCTGGTGACCAACGAGGGCAACTCGCGCTTCTGCCTCGCGGGCACGCGCGTGCACATCGCCCTCATCGGCGTGGAAAAGCTCGTCCCGCACGACCGCGACCTTGCCGTCTTTCTCAACCTGCTTGCCCGCTCCGCCACCGGCCAGCAGCTCACGGTTTACACCGAGTTTCTCTCCGGCGCTGCCCTGCCCGCCCAGCCTTCCGGCCCGCGCGAGATGCACGTCGTCTTCGTGGACAATGGACGAGTCGATACCCTGGCGTCGGACTGCCGGGAAATTCTGCGCTGCATCCGCTGCGGCGCATGCATGAATGTCTGCCCGGTCTACCGCCAGGCGTCGGGCCACGCCTATCGCAGCATTTATCCGGGACCGCTCGGCGCGGTGCTCTCGCCCATGCTGGCTGGGAAGGGCTTTGCCCAGCTCGGCGACCTGCCCAAGGCCTCCAGCCTCTGCGGCGCGTGCAACGAGGTCTGCCCCGTCGACATCCCGATCCCCGACCTGCTGCTGAAGCTGCGCAACCGAGCCAAAGAGGAGCACCTCCCCTCGCCCGGCACGCCGCCGATGGCCCCCTTTGCCCTGCTCGCCACCGCGCCGATGCTGTGGCGCACGGCCATGCACGCAGGCGTCGCCCTCGACCTGACGCCCAAGGCGCTCATTCCCGTCCCCGCTCTCCAGGAGTGGCTGAAAATCCGCACCCTGCCCGCGTGGCGCGGGGGGAAATTCCGCTCCTGGTACAAGAACCGCCCCGCCAAGGGAAAGGACCGCCAGCCATGA
- a CDS encoding (Fe-S)-binding protein encodes MATTRTPVTGRKVQLMATCLCDAFFDDVARATVEVLEHLGCEIEFPEGQTCCGQPAFNSGDWDASRKIMRHTVKTFSGDAPVVIPSGSCAAMLFHGAPLEFEKEADAPAVQALANRTWELADFIVNGLGITKWEGRLEANVAFHRACHTRGTQSGPAALQLLGSIPGLKIAAFGEAEQCCGFGGTFSVAFPHISGSMGRLKLEHVMETHPDFLVSGDMSCLMHLSGLANKEGKPLQIRHIAQVLRDALTQAP; translated from the coding sequence ATGGCAACCACCCGCACTCCTGTCACCGGCCGCAAGGTGCAGCTCATGGCCACCTGCCTGTGCGATGCGTTCTTTGACGACGTCGCCCGCGCCACCGTCGAGGTGCTGGAGCATCTCGGCTGCGAGATCGAGTTTCCCGAGGGGCAGACCTGCTGCGGGCAGCCCGCCTTCAACTCGGGCGACTGGGACGCCTCTCGCAAGATCATGCGCCATACGGTGAAGACCTTTTCCGGCGACGCGCCGGTGGTCATTCCCTCCGGCTCCTGCGCGGCGATGCTCTTCCATGGCGCACCGCTGGAGTTTGAAAAAGAAGCCGACGCGCCCGCCGTGCAGGCCCTCGCCAATCGCACCTGGGAGCTGGCCGATTTCATCGTCAACGGCCTCGGCATCACGAAATGGGAGGGCCGCCTGGAGGCCAACGTCGCCTTTCATCGCGCCTGCCATACGCGCGGCACGCAGAGCGGCCCGGCGGCGCTGCAGCTCCTCGGCTCGATCCCGGGGCTGAAGATCGCGGCCTTTGGCGAGGCGGAGCAGTGCTGCGGATTTGGCGGCACGTTTTCCGTGGCCTTCCCGCATATCTCCGGCTCGATGGGCCGCCTGAAGCTCGAACACGTGATGGAGACGCATCCCGATTTCCTCGTCTCCGGCGACATGAGCTGCCTTATGCATCTTTCCGGCCTAGCCAACAAGGAAGGCAAGCCGCTGCAAATCCGCCACATCGCCCAGGTGCTGCGCGATGCGCTCACCCAGGCCCCGTAA
- a CDS encoding rhamnulokinase yields MSHQTYLAVDLGAGSGRVVAGHFDGRKLQLEDQNRFPNQGVQLPTGWHWNITELFSNIKNGIAAAAKTHGDKVVSVAVDTWGVDYGLIDERGRLLGLPWMYRDSRTDGLIEEVSKAVPKEELYGRTGIQLLFFNTIFQLAAEARQYPAVLREASQLLFVPDLLTYWLSGERVIEQTIASTSQLLKAGSAEWDLELAAKVGIPAHLLKPVTAPGTKVGKLIASLAAEIGLDSVDVVACGSHDTASAVAGAPARSKNPLFLSSGTWSLLGRELDAPIITDASFAAGFSNEQGLSGTTRFLKNVAGMWLLQECKRNWDAQGSKLHYGELVDHAWVSKAPGLVDPDDASFSRPCDMPRAIADYLRKTGQPVSEKPGDIARVILRSLALKYRVLVNQLRAWMPDLPDTLHIVGGGSQNALLNQMTADATGLTVEAGPIEATATGNIIAQLMARGEISSLEEGREIVRNSFEFETFEPSDTESWNDEEARFLQLIST; encoded by the coding sequence ATGTCTCATCAGACCTATCTCGCTGTCGACCTCGGAGCAGGCAGCGGACGCGTCGTCGCGGGTCACTTCGACGGCCGCAAGCTCCAGCTCGAAGACCAGAACCGCTTCCCGAACCAGGGCGTCCAGCTCCCGACGGGCTGGCACTGGAATATCACGGAGCTTTTCTCGAATATCAAAAACGGGATCGCCGCCGCCGCGAAGACGCATGGCGACAAGGTCGTCTCGGTGGCAGTCGATACGTGGGGCGTGGACTACGGCCTCATCGATGAGCGAGGCCGCCTGCTCGGCCTGCCGTGGATGTACCGCGACAGCCGCACCGACGGGCTGATCGAGGAGGTATCCAAAGCCGTGCCGAAGGAGGAACTCTACGGTCGCACAGGCATTCAGCTCCTATTTTTCAACACCATCTTCCAGCTCGCGGCGGAGGCGCGCCAGTATCCTGCGGTGCTCCGCGAGGCGTCGCAGCTTTTGTTTGTGCCCGATCTGCTCACCTACTGGCTGAGCGGCGAGCGCGTGATCGAGCAGACCATTGCGAGCACCTCGCAGTTGCTCAAGGCGGGCTCCGCCGAGTGGGACCTGGAGCTGGCCGCAAAGGTCGGCATCCCCGCCCATCTGCTCAAGCCCGTGACCGCTCCCGGCACGAAGGTCGGCAAGCTCATCGCCAGTCTCGCGGCGGAGATCGGGCTCGATTCCGTCGATGTCGTCGCCTGCGGCAGCCATGACACGGCCTCCGCCGTGGCGGGCGCTCCAGCCCGCTCCAAAAACCCGCTCTTTCTCAGCTCCGGCACGTGGTCGCTCCTCGGTCGAGAGCTTGATGCGCCCATCATCACCGACGCGTCCTTTGCCGCCGGATTCTCCAACGAACAGGGACTCTCCGGCACCACGCGCTTCCTCAAGAACGTCGCGGGCATGTGGCTCCTCCAGGAGTGCAAGCGCAACTGGGACGCGCAGGGCAGCAAGCTCCACTATGGCGAACTCGTCGACCATGCGTGGGTGAGCAAGGCCCCCGGACTCGTCGATCCTGATGATGCAAGCTTCTCGCGTCCGTGCGACATGCCGCGCGCCATCGCCGACTATCTCCGCAAAACCGGCCAGCCTGTTTCCGAGAAACCGGGGGACATCGCCCGCGTCATCCTGCGCAGCCTCGCCCTGAAGTACCGCGTGCTCGTCAACCAGCTCCGCGCGTGGATGCCCGACCTGCCGGACACCCTCCACATCGTCGGCGGCGGTTCGCAAAATGCCCTGCTCAACCAGATGACCGCCGACGCCACGGGGCTGACGGTCGAGGCCGGCCCGATCGAGGCCACGGCCACGGGCAACATCATCGCCCAGCTTATGGCTCGCGGCGAAATCTCCTCGCTGGAGGAAGGCCGCGAAATCGTCCGCAACTCCTTTGAATTTGAAACCTTCGAGCCCTCCGACACGGAATCGTGGAACGATGAGGAAGCAAGGTTTCTCCAACTGATCTCCACTTAA
- a CDS encoding DeoR/GlpR family DNA-binding transcription regulator, translating to MLALERHRQMLDLLKKHGSVRTTEVAKTLGVTEETVRRDFEKLEAEGMLMRSHGGAVRLETQRREFPVRERAAQNSGAKIQIARAAVAKISEGQTIFFDPSTTVQHLAEALPDIPLTVVTNSLQIANLLADKPAVHVVLLGGNLMSSSLSCTGWAAEQTLNLYRIDSAFVSCRGIDPERGLSEASEEQARLKHRVVEGAESVYLLADSSKSGVASSYFYSQNSAVDVWITNEKPSPALESALTAQGVRIELA from the coding sequence ATGCTCGCCCTCGAACGACATCGTCAAATGCTCGACCTGCTGAAGAAGCACGGGAGCGTCCGGACCACGGAGGTGGCCAAGACTCTCGGCGTGACCGAGGAGACCGTGCGCCGCGACTTTGAGAAGCTGGAGGCCGAGGGCATGCTGATGCGCTCCCATGGCGGAGCCGTGCGGTTGGAGACACAGCGCCGGGAATTCCCCGTGCGCGAGCGCGCCGCGCAAAATTCCGGGGCGAAAATCCAGATCGCCCGCGCCGCCGTCGCCAAGATCAGCGAGGGGCAGACCATTTTCTTCGATCCCAGCACCACCGTGCAACACCTGGCCGAGGCCCTGCCCGACATCCCGCTCACCGTGGTGACGAATTCGCTGCAGATCGCCAATTTGCTGGCAGACAAACCTGCCGTCCATGTCGTGCTCCTCGGCGGAAACCTGATGTCGAGTTCTCTCTCCTGCACGGGATGGGCGGCGGAGCAAACGCTCAACCTGTACCGCATTGACTCAGCCTTCGTGTCGTGCCGCGGCATCGATCCCGAGCGCGGCCTGAGCGAGGCGAGCGAGGAGCAGGCCCGGTTGAAGCATCGCGTGGTCGAGGGTGCGGAGTCCGTCTACCTGCTGGCGGATTCGTCGAAGTCGGGCGTGGCCTCCAGTTATTTCTATTCGCAAAACTCCGCCGTCGACGTGTGGATCACGAATGAAAAGCCGTCGCCCGCGCTGGAGTCGGCCCTGACCGCCCAGGGGGTTCGCATCGAGCTCGCGTAG
- a CDS encoding bifunctional rhamnulose-1-phosphate aldolase/short-chain dehydrogenase, translating to MSYKYVNYLWDDAKAASLDFVSLLVYRSNLLGSDQRITNTGGGNTSSKIVEKDPLSGEDVEVLWVKGSGGDLRTSKKENFSSLYQSKLIDLQKVYGSQPERGLKTQAEDDMVGMYPHTTFNLNPRPSSIDTPLHSFLPGKHVDHMHPNAIISIAASRRCEELTKEIFGGEMAYVPWMRPGFELGLAMQEISRQQPGIKAIMMGQHGFISWDDDAKVCYTLTLDLIEKAAAYIESKYEAKGGHAGAFGGAKYQSLEEAQRQAVFAQILPWLRGQVSQQKRFVGTVQDDEKILRFVNSNDAPRLAELGTSCPDHFLRTKIKPLYVDWNPQSEDVAALKAKLAAGLEAYRADYAEYYNRCKHANSPAMRDANPTVVLIPGLGMVAWGKDKSESRVTAEFYNCAVEVMRGAEAIDEYVSLPQQEAFDIEYWLLEEAKLQRMPAEKELARQVHVVIGAGSGIGKEVAHRLVKEGAHIVCVDLNLAAAEATAKEITDKYGLGIGVAGTGISGCGPAIGLSANITDRASIRAALDQVAIAYGGFDSIEVTAGIFVPSDTTGHIPDDKWALTFGINVTGSYFVADEAYKIWKEQGLRGNLVLTTSANAVVAKKGSVAYDTSKAAANHLVRELAIELSPLVRVNGVAPATVVQGSAMFPRDRVIGSLAKYNIPYADDEATESLVSKLAQFYADRTLTKAPITPADQAEAYFLLVTNRLSKTTGQVITVDGGLHEAFLR from the coding sequence ATGAGCTACAAGTACGTCAATTACCTCTGGGATGATGCCAAGGCGGCCTCCCTCGATTTCGTTTCCCTCCTCGTGTACCGCTCGAACCTCCTCGGCTCGGACCAGCGCATCACAAACACGGGTGGCGGAAACACCTCGTCGAAGATCGTCGAAAAAGACCCGCTCTCCGGTGAGGACGTGGAGGTTCTGTGGGTGAAAGGCTCCGGCGGCGACCTGCGCACGTCGAAGAAGGAGAACTTTTCCTCGCTCTACCAGAGCAAGCTCATCGACCTTCAGAAGGTCTACGGTTCCCAGCCCGAGCGCGGTCTCAAGACCCAGGCCGAGGACGACATGGTGGGCATGTACCCGCATACGACTTTCAACCTGAACCCGCGCCCGTCGTCCATCGACACGCCGCTGCACAGCTTCCTGCCCGGCAAGCATGTCGACCACATGCACCCAAATGCCATCATCTCCATCGCGGCGAGCCGTCGCTGCGAGGAGCTGACGAAGGAAATCTTTGGCGGCGAAATGGCCTACGTGCCGTGGATGCGTCCCGGCTTCGAACTCGGCCTCGCCATGCAGGAGATCTCCCGCCAGCAGCCTGGCATCAAGGCCATCATGATGGGCCAGCACGGGTTCATCTCGTGGGATGACGACGCCAAGGTTTGCTACACCCTCACGCTCGATCTCATCGAAAAGGCCGCCGCGTATATTGAATCCAAGTACGAGGCCAAGGGCGGCCATGCCGGAGCCTTCGGCGGCGCCAAGTACCAGTCCCTCGAGGAGGCGCAACGCCAGGCCGTGTTTGCCCAGATCCTTCCGTGGCTGCGCGGCCAGGTGAGCCAGCAGAAGCGCTTCGTCGGTACCGTGCAGGACGACGAGAAGATCCTCCGCTTCGTCAATTCCAACGACGCCCCGCGTCTCGCGGAGCTCGGCACCTCCTGCCCCGACCATTTCCTGCGCACCAAGATCAAGCCTCTTTACGTCGACTGGAACCCGCAGTCCGAGGACGTGGCCGCGCTCAAGGCGAAGCTCGCCGCCGGTCTTGAGGCCTACCGCGCCGACTACGCGGAATATTACAACCGCTGCAAGCACGCCAACTCGCCCGCCATGCGCGACGCGAACCCGACCGTGGTGCTCATTCCCGGCCTCGGCATGGTTGCCTGGGGCAAGGACAAGAGCGAAAGCCGCGTCACCGCCGAGTTTTACAACTGCGCCGTCGAGGTCATGCGCGGCGCGGAGGCGATCGACGAATACGTCTCGCTCCCGCAGCAGGAGGCTTTTGACATCGAGTACTGGCTCCTGGAGGAAGCCAAGCTCCAGCGCATGCCCGCCGAGAAGGAACTCGCCCGTCAGGTCCACGTCGTCATCGGCGCGGGCAGCGGCATCGGCAAGGAAGTGGCCCACCGGCTCGTAAAGGAAGGCGCGCACATCGTCTGCGTCGACCTCAACCTCGCCGCCGCGGAAGCCACCGCCAAGGAGATCACCGATAAATACGGCCTCGGCATCGGCGTGGCCGGCACGGGGATCAGCGGATGCGGACCGGCCATCGGGCTTTCCGCCAACATCACCGACCGCGCCAGCATTCGCGCCGCCCTCGACCAGGTGGCCATCGCCTACGGCGGATTTGATTCCATCGAGGTCACGGCGGGCATCTTTGTCCCGAGCGACACGACCGGGCACATCCCGGACGATAAATGGGCGCTCACCTTTGGCATCAATGTCACCGGCAGCTACTTCGTCGCCGACGAGGCCTACAAGATCTGGAAGGAGCAGGGCCTCCGTGGCAACCTCGTCCTCACCACCAGCGCCAACGCCGTCGTCGCCAAGAAGGGCAGCGTCGCCTACGACACCAGCAAGGCCGCCGCAAATCACCTCGTTCGCGAGCTCGCCATCGAGCTTTCGCCGCTCGTCCGCGTCAACGGTGTGGCCCCGGCCACCGTCGTGCAGGGCAGCGCGATGTTCCCGCGTGACCGCGTCATTGGCTCCCTTGCGAAGTACAACATCCCGTACGCCGACGATGAGGCGACCGAATCGCTCGTCAGCAAGCTCGCGCAATTCTACGCTGACCGCACTCTGACCAAGGCGCCGATCACTCCGGCCGACCAGGCGGAGGCGTATTTCCTCCTCGTCACGAACCGTCTCAGCAAGACCACCGGACAGGTGATCACGGTGGACGGCGGACTGCACGAGGCGTTTCTCCGGTAG
- the guaB gene encoding IMP dehydrogenase, whose protein sequence is MEDLSAFFPDADTFFPRNLPVGLTFDDISLATRYTEILPRDANLSVSLSPSLHLQIPILSSDMDTVTESRMAIRMALNGGLGLIHYNMTDEAQIKEVARVKNHIHGFIREPIKVMANQTIGEVLDRITRKDFGFRTFPVVDEQNRLLGLLSSSTVKERYRERSVLEAMTPRSEVYTLPVSAIKDHPIEVADKFFSEHIGIHKLLIVDDQERLCGLFTLSDIERIEDEATRIVKPARDERFRLVCGAAIGSHRKADGSLDADRIINHVGRLVEEGVDAIAVSTAHGFSKGVGDTVKLIRGQFQDLTIVAGNVTSADGVEFLAKAGANCIKIGQGPGSICTTRVVAGVGIPQMTALYVASRQAAKEGVTILADGGITKSGDMVKALTLADGLICGGLLAGCDEAPGRIMEINGKLYKQYRGMGSREAMKDGSAARYGHDKKDAVAKAAPEGIEALKEAAGPLDVVLRELIGGIQSGMGYLGAADLKTLKVNARYIRVSPAGQKEAAPHDVITVKTTPNNSSE, encoded by the coding sequence ATGGAAGACCTGTCAGCCTTTTTTCCGGACGCGGATACGTTCTTTCCCCGGAATCTGCCCGTCGGCTTAACCTTCGACGATATTTCGCTCGCGACTCGCTACACCGAGATCCTGCCCCGCGACGCCAACCTTTCAGTTTCCCTCTCGCCCTCGCTGCATCTGCAGATTCCGATCCTGTCGTCGGACATGGATACCGTGACCGAGTCGCGCATGGCGATTCGCATGGCGCTCAACGGCGGCCTCGGCCTCATCCACTACAACATGACGGACGAGGCGCAGATCAAGGAGGTCGCCCGCGTGAAGAACCACATCCACGGTTTCATCCGCGAACCAATCAAGGTCATGGCCAACCAGACCATCGGCGAGGTGCTCGACCGCATCACCCGCAAGGACTTCGGGTTCCGCACCTTCCCCGTCGTCGATGAGCAAAACCGCCTTCTCGGCCTGCTCTCCAGCAGCACGGTGAAGGAGCGCTATCGCGAGCGTTCGGTCCTCGAGGCCATGACCCCGCGCAGCGAGGTTTACACGCTTCCGGTCAGCGCGATCAAAGACCACCCGATCGAGGTGGCGGACAAGTTTTTCTCCGAGCACATCGGCATTCACAAGCTGCTTATCGTCGACGATCAGGAGCGCCTGTGCGGCCTCTTCACCCTCAGCGACATCGAGCGCATCGAGGACGAGGCCACCCGCATCGTGAAGCCGGCCCGCGATGAGCGCTTCCGCCTCGTTTGTGGCGCGGCCATCGGCTCGCATCGCAAGGCCGACGGTTCTCTCGACGCCGACCGCATCATCAATCACGTCGGTCGTCTCGTGGAGGAGGGTGTCGATGCCATTGCCGTTTCCACCGCGCATGGATTCTCCAAGGGCGTCGGCGACACGGTGAAGCTCATTCGCGGCCAGTTCCAGGATCTCACCATCGTCGCGGGCAACGTCACCAGCGCCGACGGCGTCGAGTTTCTCGCCAAGGCCGGGGCGAACTGCATCAAGATTGGCCAGGGCCCCGGCTCCATCTGTACCACGCGCGTCGTCGCGGGCGTGGGCATCCCGCAAATGACCGCGCTTTACGTTGCCTCCCGCCAGGCGGCCAAGGAAGGCGTGACCATCCTCGCCGATGGCGGCATCACGAAATCCGGCGACATGGTCAAGGCGCTTACCCTCGCCGACGGCCTCATCTGCGGCGGCCTGCTCGCGGGTTGCGACGAGGCTCCCGGCCGCATCATGGAAATCAACGGCAAGCTGTATAAACAGTACCGCGGCATGGGTAGTCGCGAGGCCATGAAGGACGGTTCCGCCGCCCGCTATGGCCATGACAAGAAGGATGCCGTGGCCAAGGCTGCTCCTGAGGGCATCGAGGCTCTCAAGGAAGCCGCCGGTCCGCTGGATGTCGTTCTGCGCGAACTCATTGGCGGTATCCAATCCGGCATGGGCTACCTCGGCGCCGCCGACCTCAAGACCCTGAAGGTCAACGCCCGGTATATCCGCGTTAGCCCCGCCGGCCAGAAGGAAGCCGCTCCGCACGACGTCATCACCGTCAAGACGACGCCCAACAACAGCTCGGAGTAG